A region from the Geobacillus vulcani PSS1 genome encodes:
- a CDS encoding YlxQ family RNA-binding protein, with product MKHNRWASLLGLAQRAGKVVSGEELVVKEVQRGRARLVLLSQDASANTEKKVTDKCTFYGVPLCKVPDRYTLGGAIGKDARVVVAVTDEGFARQLQTMLDRF from the coding sequence ATGAAGCATAACCGTTGGGCATCGCTGCTTGGATTGGCGCAGCGGGCGGGAAAAGTCGTCTCCGGCGAAGAGCTTGTCGTCAAAGAAGTGCAACGGGGCCGGGCGCGGCTCGTCTTGCTCTCACAAGACGCATCGGCCAACACGGAAAAAAAAGTGACGGACAAATGTACGTTTTATGGCGTCCCGCTTTGCAAAGTGCCGGACCGGTATACGCTTGGCGGCGCGATCGGCAAGGACGCCCGCGTCGTTGTCGCCGTCACCGACGAAGGGTTTGCGCGTCAATTGCAAACGATGCTCGACCGATTTTAA
- the rnpM gene encoding RNase P modulator RnpM — translation MAAQKKIPLRKCVVTGEMKPKREMVRIVRSKEGEVSIDPTGKKAGRGAYITLDPECILQAKKKNILARHLKADVADAIYDELLALAEKEKQAGHEA, via the coding sequence ATGGCAGCGCAAAAGAAAATTCCGCTGCGCAAATGCGTCGTCACTGGAGAGATGAAGCCGAAACGGGAAATGGTGCGCATCGTCCGCTCGAAAGAGGGGGAAGTGTCGATTGACCCGACCGGCAAAAAGGCGGGGCGCGGCGCGTATATTACCCTTGATCCAGAATGCATTTTGCAGGCGAAAAAGAAAAACATTTTAGCCCGCCATCTAAAAGCCGATGTCGCCGATGCCATTTATGACGAGCTGCTTGCGTTGGCGGAAAAGGAGAAACAGGCTGGACATGAAGCATAA
- the infB gene encoding translation initiation factor IF-2, which yields MSKMRVYEYAKKQNVPSKDVIHKLKEMNIEVNNHMAMLEADVVEKLDHQYRPNGGKKEEKKAEKKAEKPKRPTPAKAADFADEEIFDDSKEAAKMKPAKKKGAPKGKETKKTEAQQQEKKLLQAAKKKGKGPAKGKKQAAPAAKQTPQPAKKEKELPKKITFEGSLTVAELAKKLGREPSEIIKKLFMLGVMATINQDLDKDAIELICSDYGVEVEEKVTIDETNFEAIEIVDAPEDLVERPPVVTIMGHVDHGKTTLLDAIRHSKVTEQEAGGITQHIGAYQVTVNDKKITFLDTPGHEAFTTMRARGAQVTDIVVLVVAADDGVMPQTVEAINHAKAANVPIIVAINKIDKPEANPDRVMQELMEYNLVPEEWGGDTIFCKLSAKTKEGLDHLLEMILLVSEMEELKANPNRRAVGTVIEAKLDKGRGPVATLLIQAGTLRVGDPIVVGTTYGRVRAMVNDSGRRVKEATPSMPVEITGLHEVPQAGDRFMVFEDEKKARQIAEARAQRQLQEQRSVKTRVSLDDLFEQIKQGEMKELNLIVKADVQGSVEALVAALQKIEVEGVRVKIIHAAVGAITESDISLATASNAIVIGFNVRPDANAKRAAESEKVDIRLHRIIYNVIEEIEAAMKGMLDPEYEEKVIGQAEVRQTFKVSKVGTIAGCYVTDGKITRDSKVRLIRQGIVVYEGEIDSLKRYKDDVREVAQGYECGLTIKNFNDIKEGDVIEAYVMQEVARA from the coding sequence ATGTCGAAAATGCGTGTGTATGAATACGCGAAAAAACAGAACGTGCCAAGCAAGGACGTCATTCATAAATTGAAAGAAATGAACATTGAAGTGAACAATCATATGGCGATGCTGGAGGCTGACGTCGTCGAAAAACTCGATCATCAATACCGCCCGAACGGCGGGAAAAAAGAAGAGAAAAAAGCCGAAAAGAAAGCGGAGAAGCCGAAACGGCCGACGCCAGCAAAGGCGGCCGATTTTGCTGATGAGGAAATTTTTGACGACAGCAAAGAAGCGGCGAAAATGAAACCGGCGAAGAAAAAAGGAGCGCCAAAAGGGAAGGAAACGAAAAAAACGGAGGCACAACAGCAAGAAAAGAAACTGCTCCAAGCGGCGAAGAAGAAAGGAAAAGGGCCGGCGAAAGGGAAAAAACAAGCCGCCCCGGCTGCGAAACAGACGCCACAGCCGGCGAAAAAAGAAAAAGAGCTGCCGAAAAAAATTACGTTTGAAGGCTCACTCACCGTGGCCGAACTGGCGAAAAAGCTTGGCCGCGAACCGTCAGAAATTATTAAGAAGCTGTTTATGCTCGGCGTGATGGCGACAATCAACCAAGATTTAGACAAAGACGCCATCGAGCTCATCTGCTCGGATTATGGGGTTGAAGTCGAAGAAAAAGTGACGATCGATGAGACGAACTTTGAAGCGATCGAAATTGTCGACGCGCCGGAAGATTTGGTTGAACGGCCGCCGGTCGTGACGATCATGGGGCACGTCGACCACGGAAAAACAACGCTGCTTGATGCGATTCGCCATTCGAAGGTGACGGAGCAAGAAGCCGGCGGTATTACGCAACACATCGGTGCGTACCAAGTGACCGTCAACGACAAAAAAATTACGTTCCTTGATACGCCGGGGCACGAAGCGTTTACGACGATGCGGGCGCGTGGGGCGCAAGTCACGGACATCGTCGTCCTTGTCGTCGCCGCGGATGATGGAGTGATGCCGCAGACGGTGGAAGCGATCAACCATGCCAAGGCGGCGAACGTGCCGATTATTGTCGCCATCAATAAAATCGATAAGCCGGAAGCGAACCCGGACCGCGTCATGCAAGAATTGATGGAATACAACCTCGTTCCAGAAGAATGGGGCGGCGATACGATTTTCTGCAAGTTGTCGGCAAAAACGAAAGAAGGACTTGATCATCTTTTAGAAATGATTCTGCTTGTCAGTGAGATGGAAGAATTAAAAGCCAACCCGAACCGGCGTGCGGTCGGTACGGTGATCGAAGCGAAGCTTGATAAAGGGCGTGGCCCTGTGGCAACGCTTTTGATTCAAGCGGGAACGTTGCGTGTCGGCGATCCGATCGTCGTCGGCACAACATACGGTCGTGTGCGCGCTATGGTGAATGACAGCGGCCGGCGCGTCAAAGAGGCGACTCCGTCGATGCCAGTCGAGATTACGGGGTTGCATGAAGTGCCGCAAGCTGGCGACCGCTTCATGGTGTTTGAAGATGAGAAAAAGGCGCGGCAAATCGCGGAGGCGCGGGCGCAGCGGCAGCTGCAGGAGCAGCGGAGCGTCAAAACGCGCGTCAGCTTGGATGATTTGTTTGAACAGATTAAGCAGGGCGAAATGAAAGAGCTGAACTTGATCGTCAAAGCCGATGTTCAAGGCTCGGTTGAGGCGCTTGTCGCTGCCTTGCAAAAAATTGAGGTCGAAGGCGTGCGGGTGAAAATCATCCACGCTGCGGTCGGCGCCATCACCGAATCGGACATTTCACTGGCGACGGCTTCGAACGCCATCGTCATCGGCTTTAACGTCCGTCCGGACGCAAACGCCAAGCGCGCTGCCGAATCGGAAAAAGTGGACATCCGCCTCCATCGCATCATTTACAACGTCATCGAGGAAATTGAGGCGGCGATGAAAGGAATGCTCGATCCAGAATACGAAGAGAAAGTGATCGGCCAAGCGGAAGTGCGGCAAACGTTCAAAGTATCAAAAGTCGGCACGATCGCTGGTTGCTATGTCACGGACGGCAAAATCACGCGCGACAGCAAAGTGCGCCTTATTCGTCAAGGCATCGTCGTCTACGAAGGGGAAATCGATTCGCTCAAGCGGTACAAAGACGATGTGCGCGAAGTGGCGCAAGGGTATGAATGCGGTCTGACGATCAAAAACTTCAATGATATCAAAGAAGGCGATGTCATCGAAGCATACGTCATGCAGGAAGTGGCCCGGGCATGA